The following proteins come from a genomic window of Streptomyces sp. NBC_00539:
- a CDS encoding sensor histidine kinase — MKLATRIALSVTVVVPLLVLAAGLLLLGLVTRDLHQQQDSRLRDRASAVLPDVRALLAADLKGRPKVEQNQHRKVLGDALDAGIRVRGADGHVVLEGGPQPADPARLPEQTPDGPVTVRSKGHAWRVLAVPVAGAAPGTLWLVTPASAADPQLVAVRGRVLLVALLSAPVAGLIAYGLAGRATASVRRLSSRAAALDPRAGAAAFATAPANIAEVDELSAAIGQLLARYDEQALRTAQALETARSFSSAASHELRTPLMSMRTDLDVLAAHPDLSPGERAEVVRDLQSDHARLLELLTALAMLARGDLVEASAFGPLDLAELVDAAVGDTGRRRPGARLSAELPAELRVRGWEAGLRILLDNLLGNAVTHGHRPGEPPVVAVRLRAEGGYAVLTVDDGGPGVPAGEREAVFRRFHHRPGSPGSGLGLTLVAQQVALHGGTVTIGSVPGTGGARFEVRLPLPAADTPAPPLPSRRDWISRGD; from the coding sequence GTGAAGCTCGCCACCCGCATCGCGCTTTCGGTGACCGTGGTGGTGCCCCTGCTGGTGCTCGCGGCGGGGCTGCTGCTGCTCGGGCTGGTCACCCGCGATCTGCACCAGCAGCAGGACTCCCGGCTGCGGGACCGGGCGTCCGCCGTCCTGCCCGACGTCAGGGCGCTGCTCGCGGCCGACCTGAAGGGCCGCCCGAAGGTGGAGCAGAACCAGCACCGCAAGGTCCTCGGGGACGCCCTCGACGCAGGGATCAGAGTGCGGGGCGCGGACGGGCACGTCGTACTGGAGGGCGGCCCACAGCCCGCGGATCCGGCCCGGCTGCCCGAGCAGACGCCGGACGGGCCCGTCACGGTCCGCTCCAAGGGACACGCCTGGCGGGTGCTGGCCGTCCCGGTGGCCGGGGCGGCGCCGGGCACCCTGTGGCTGGTCACCCCCGCCTCCGCCGCGGACCCGCAGCTCGTCGCCGTGCGCGGCCGGGTCCTGCTGGTCGCGCTGCTGTCGGCCCCCGTAGCGGGCCTGATCGCCTACGGCCTGGCGGGACGCGCCACCGCCTCCGTACGGCGGTTGAGCAGCCGGGCCGCCGCGCTCGACCCGCGGGCGGGCGCCGCGGCCTTCGCGACCGCGCCGGCGAACATCGCCGAGGTGGACGAGCTGAGTGCCGCCATCGGCCAGTTGCTGGCCCGCTACGACGAGCAGGCGCTGCGGACGGCGCAGGCGCTGGAGACCGCCCGTTCCTTCTCCTCCGCCGCTTCGCACGAGCTGCGCACACCGCTGATGAGCATGCGGACGGACCTGGACGTGCTCGCGGCCCACCCGGACCTCTCCCCCGGCGAACGGGCCGAGGTGGTACGTGACCTCCAGAGCGACCACGCCCGGCTGCTGGAGCTGCTGACGGCGCTGGCGATGCTGGCCCGTGGCGACCTGGTGGAGGCGTCCGCGTTCGGCCCGCTGGACCTGGCGGAACTGGTGGACGCGGCGGTGGGCGACACCGGCCGGCGCCGGCCCGGGGCCCGGCTGAGCGCGGAACTCCCCGCCGAGCTGCGGGTCCGGGGCTGGGAAGCCGGGCTGCGGATCCTGCTCGACAACCTGCTGGGCAATGCCGTGACCCACGGGCACCGGCCGGGCGAGCCGCCCGTGGTGGCGGTGCGGCTGCGGGCGGAGGGCGGCTACGCGGTGCTGACCGTGGACGATGGGGGGCCCGGCGTCCCGGCCGGTGAGCGCGAGGCCGTCTTCCGGCGCTTCCACCACCGCCCGGGCAGCCCCGGCTCCGGGCTCGGGCTGACGCTGGTCGCCCAGCAGGTGGCGCTGCACGGGGGTACGGTCACCATCGGCTCGGTGCCGGGTACGGGGGGCGCCCGCTTCGAGGTGCGCCTGCCGTTGCCGGCTGCGGACACTCCGGCTCCGCCGCTCCCCTCCCGCCGGGACTGGATCTCGCGCGGTGACTGA
- a CDS encoding helix-turn-helix transcriptional regulator: MELIATATPLTTTPPSLAAGEATLAALAAGYDVIRQPLGEILPRLSAVLSGLVPHRAAAELSTHCAHSPFKSFGDQAYATRISTADMEPLFRAGTAGRPWQGRAAIAGADRPVIAVMTDATRRGALLVLVRDEDAAPAEDAALAVVQALWTLVVSHFDRLAAEAAPGALARSRAAADTRARVIAELGARHTATLTALLGVLRSRNLHDAAARSTATELAVSALAELRAEAERDQAMAEERADEAFARLADSLRPLLRHSPVRLELGAPDSTRSVAADVAHTARAIARELLLAVLEQDPVTRVHVGWQITGQELRVTVRDDGPGGMSYCGLGPTRIADRLEVLGGRLDIDPVPGWGTTVTAFIPLTTPDAPATTAIDPLGTLGARELEVLTRLAQGHRNRAIAQELHISESTVKFHVAKILTKLGVASRGEAAAFFHAAA, encoded by the coding sequence ATGGAGCTGATAGCGACCGCCACGCCCCTCACCACCACGCCCCCCTCGCTCGCGGCGGGGGAGGCGACGCTCGCCGCGCTGGCCGCCGGGTACGACGTCATCCGGCAGCCGCTGGGGGAGATCCTGCCCCGGCTCTCGGCGGTCCTCTCCGGCCTCGTACCGCACCGCGCCGCCGCCGAACTGTCCACGCACTGCGCCCACTCACCGTTCAAGTCCTTCGGCGACCAGGCGTACGCGACCAGGATCAGCACGGCGGACATGGAGCCGCTGTTCCGGGCGGGCACCGCCGGACGGCCCTGGCAGGGCAGGGCGGCCATCGCCGGGGCCGACCGCCCCGTCATCGCGGTCATGACCGACGCGACCCGGCGGGGCGCGCTCCTGGTCCTCGTACGCGACGAGGACGCGGCTCCCGCCGAGGACGCGGCGCTGGCCGTGGTCCAAGCGCTGTGGACCCTCGTGGTCAGCCACTTCGACCGGCTGGCCGCGGAGGCCGCCCCCGGCGCTCTCGCCCGTTCCCGCGCCGCCGCGGACACCCGCGCCCGTGTCATCGCCGAACTGGGCGCCCGCCACACCGCCACGCTGACCGCCCTCCTCGGGGTCCTGCGCAGCCGCAACCTCCACGACGCGGCCGCCCGTTCGACCGCCACCGAACTCGCCGTGTCCGCACTGGCCGAACTGCGGGCCGAGGCGGAACGGGACCAGGCCATGGCCGAGGAACGTGCCGACGAGGCCTTCGCCCGGCTCGCGGACTCGCTGCGCCCGCTGCTGCGCCACAGCCCCGTACGGCTGGAGCTGGGCGCACCCGACTCCACCCGCAGCGTGGCCGCCGACGTGGCCCACACGGCGCGGGCGATCGCCCGCGAGCTGCTGCTCGCCGTCCTGGAACAGGACCCCGTCACCCGCGTCCACGTGGGCTGGCAGATCACCGGACAGGAACTGCGCGTGACCGTACGGGACGACGGGCCGGGCGGCATGAGCTACTGCGGCCTCGGCCCCACCCGCATCGCGGACCGGCTGGAGGTCCTCGGCGGACGCCTCGACATCGACCCCGTCCCCGGCTGGGGCACCACCGTGACCGCGTTCATCCCCCTGACCACCCCCGACGCGCCCGCGACTACCGCGATCGACCCCCTGGGCACCCTGGGCGCGCGGGAACTCGAAGTCCTCACGCGGCTGGCACAAGGGCACCGCAACCGCGCCATCGCGCAGGAACTGCACATCAGCGAATCGACGGTCAAGTTCCACGTCGCCAAGATCCTGACGAAGCTCGGTGTCGCCTCCCGCGGAGAGGCGGCGGCCTTCTTCCACGCGGCAGCGTGA
- a CDS encoding SHOCT domain-containing protein, with the protein MDTLAFDGPGPWILFFPLIWAAVVVTVVSVLRRTVGRSRPWAAGRPSSGGHGSPGEAGPIAVLGRRFASGEIDEDEYWRRLSVLDEQFGPAAEEARGRRR; encoded by the coding sequence ATGGACACGCTGGCATTCGACGGGCCCGGCCCGTGGATCCTCTTCTTCCCGCTGATTTGGGCGGCGGTCGTCGTCACGGTCGTCTCGGTCCTGCGCCGCACGGTGGGGCGGAGCCGGCCGTGGGCCGCGGGCCGTCCCTCCTCCGGCGGCCACGGATCCCCGGGTGAGGCGGGGCCGATCGCCGTCCTCGGACGGCGTTTCGCCTCCGGGGAGATCGACGAGGACGAGTACTGGCGACGGCTGTCGGTACTGGACGAACAGTTCGGTCCCGCCGCCGAGGAGGCCAGAGGCCGCCGCCGCTGA
- a CDS encoding response regulator transcription factor: MTGTASEGLVLVADDDAAIRRSLERGLRLSGFTVLLAEDGPGALRLLADRNPDVVVLDVSMPGLTGTEVCRGLRERGDETPVLMLSALDELADRVAGLQAGADDYLVKPFALEELVLRLHALLRRRPAQAPSDVLRAGPLVVDEATRQVRHGEAEVRLTRREFELLVQFVRNTGIVLTRDTLLDRVWGYDFEVRTDAVDTFVSYLRRKLEEGGRPRLIHTVRGVGFVLRVPDDRSRP; the protein is encoded by the coding sequence GTGACCGGTACGGCGTCCGAAGGGCTGGTCCTGGTGGCGGACGACGACGCCGCCATCCGTCGCTCGCTGGAGCGCGGGCTGCGGCTGAGCGGCTTCACGGTGCTCCTCGCCGAGGACGGTCCGGGCGCGCTGCGGCTGCTCGCCGACCGGAACCCGGACGTCGTGGTCCTTGACGTGTCGATGCCCGGCCTGACCGGAACCGAGGTCTGCCGCGGCCTGCGGGAGCGGGGCGATGAGACTCCCGTCCTGATGCTGTCGGCGCTCGACGAGCTGGCCGACCGGGTCGCCGGGCTCCAGGCCGGGGCCGACGACTACCTGGTGAAACCGTTCGCACTGGAGGAACTGGTGCTGCGGCTGCACGCCCTGCTGCGGCGCCGGCCGGCCCAGGCCCCGTCGGACGTGCTGAGGGCCGGTCCCCTGGTGGTGGACGAGGCCACCCGCCAGGTGCGCCACGGCGAAGCCGAAGTGCGGCTGACACGGCGGGAGTTCGAGCTGCTCGTGCAGTTCGTGCGCAACACCGGGATCGTCCTCACCCGCGACACGCTGCTGGACCGGGTGTGGGGCTACGACTTCGAGGTGCGCACCGATGCCGTCGACACCTTCGTCAGCTACCTGCGCCGCAAGCTGGAGGAGGGCGGCCGGCCCCGGCTGATCCACACGGTGCGTGGTGTCGGCTTCGTCCTGCGCGTGCCCGACGACCGGAGCCGGCCGTGA
- a CDS encoding sensor histidine kinase, with the protein MAQWRRRGAVRWADRAERTGPGGLPWRSSLLVAVISVTGSGWAARLQPGSEPLGVTGRILLLAGPALLVLRHRHPVPVLWGVCAVTLAYLAGGYPYGPVFLSLALACLAAVLAGHRYAAWTAAALLWTGHLLIGHWLYRWLPPPGDGPAGWGTEAGVTAWVTALLAACELIRVRREQWARDRAERAAAERRRAGEERLRIARELHDVLAHSLSVIHVQAGVGLALLDSDREQARTALTTIKAASKEALGEVRQVLDTLRAPGEAPRAPAPGLGRLPELVAQAASAGLTVTVEGEPGALPPATDLAAFRIVQEALTNVVRHSASRTARVRIGRGPGRLEIGVDDDGPATGDEAGGSGTGLTGMRERASAQGGTLEAGPRPDGGFRVRARLPLASGPVSGEAG; encoded by the coding sequence ATGGCGCAGTGGCGGCGGCGTGGGGCGGTGCGGTGGGCGGACCGGGCGGAACGGACCGGCCCCGGCGGGCTGCCGTGGCGGTCCTCGCTCCTGGTGGCCGTGATCTCCGTGACCGGCAGCGGATGGGCCGCACGCCTCCAGCCCGGCAGCGAGCCGCTCGGCGTGACGGGCCGGATCCTGCTGCTGGCCGGTCCCGCCCTTCTGGTCCTGCGCCACCGCCACCCCGTGCCCGTCCTGTGGGGCGTCTGCGCCGTCACCCTCGCCTACCTGGCCGGCGGGTACCCCTACGGCCCGGTGTTCCTCAGCCTGGCCCTGGCCTGCCTCGCCGCCGTCCTGGCCGGCCACCGGTACGCGGCCTGGACCGCCGCCGCCCTGCTGTGGACGGGGCACCTGCTCATCGGGCACTGGCTCTACCGCTGGCTCCCGCCGCCGGGCGACGGCCCCGCCGGCTGGGGGACCGAGGCCGGCGTCACCGCCTGGGTGACGGCCCTGCTCGCCGCCTGCGAGCTGATCCGCGTACGCCGTGAGCAGTGGGCCCGCGACCGCGCCGAGCGGGCGGCCGCCGAACGCCGCCGGGCCGGCGAGGAGCGGTTGCGCATCGCCCGTGAACTCCACGACGTCCTGGCCCACAGCCTCTCCGTCATCCACGTCCAGGCGGGCGTGGGCCTGGCCCTGCTCGACTCCGACCGCGAACAGGCCCGTACCGCGCTGACCACCATCAAGGCGGCGAGCAAGGAGGCACTGGGTGAGGTCCGGCAGGTCCTGGACACCCTGCGTGCACCGGGCGAGGCACCCCGCGCCCCCGCCCCCGGCCTCGGCCGGCTTCCCGAACTCGTCGCACAGGCGGCCTCGGCCGGGCTCACCGTCACCGTCGAAGGGGAACCCGGCGCCCTGCCCCCGGCCACCGACCTCGCTGCCTTCCGCATCGTCCAGGAGGCCCTGACCAACGTGGTCCGCCACTCCGCCTCCCGCACCGCCCGGGTCCGCATCGGCCGCGGACCCGGGCGGCTGGAGATCGGCGTGGACGACGACGGCCCCGCCACCGGCGACGAGGCGGGCGGCAGCGGCACCGGACTGACCGGTATGCGCGAGCGGGCCTCCGCCCAGGGCGGCACCCTGGAGGCCGGGCCGCGCCCCGACGGCGGGTTCCGGGTTCGGGCCCGGCTCCCGCTGGCCTCCGGCCCCGTATCGGGGGAGGCCGGATGA
- a CDS encoding NADP-dependent oxidoreductase — MEAIVYDEFGGPDVLRHEQIDEPEPRAGEVRVKVVAVGVNPLDYKRRYGWVEEFYPSVFPMVPGLEFAGVVDAVGEGATHVAVGDEVLGWTRTGAYAEYAIADDIVHKPAGLSFERAASLPVAGETAQRVLDLLRVKAGETLLVHGAAGVVGSVAVQLAVAAGVTVIGTASQPNHDYLRDLGAVAVAYGDGLAERVRAVAPQGVDAVFDAAGQGVLPLSIELAGGSAERVVTIADPDAAEHGVLFSGGGTDPAAIRAGLAEHARLAAEGSLQVRLGEVFALADAAKAQQLSESGHARGKLLIRP, encoded by the coding sequence ATGGAAGCGATCGTCTACGACGAGTTCGGCGGGCCGGACGTCCTGCGTCACGAGCAGATCGACGAGCCGGAGCCGCGCGCCGGGGAGGTCCGGGTGAAGGTGGTGGCCGTCGGCGTCAACCCGCTCGACTACAAGCGGCGTTACGGCTGGGTCGAGGAGTTCTACCCGAGCGTGTTCCCGATGGTCCCGGGGCTGGAGTTCGCCGGTGTCGTGGACGCGGTCGGCGAGGGCGCCACCCATGTCGCCGTCGGGGACGAGGTCCTGGGCTGGACCCGGACGGGCGCGTACGCCGAGTACGCCATCGCCGACGACATCGTCCACAAGCCGGCCGGACTGTCCTTCGAGCGGGCCGCGTCGTTGCCGGTGGCCGGCGAGACCGCGCAGCGGGTGCTGGACCTGCTGCGGGTGAAGGCGGGCGAGACGCTGCTGGTGCACGGGGCGGCCGGGGTGGTCGGCTCGGTGGCGGTGCAGCTCGCGGTGGCCGCGGGGGTCACCGTCATCGGCACGGCTTCCCAGCCCAACCACGACTACCTGCGCGACCTGGGTGCCGTGGCGGTCGCGTACGGGGACGGTCTCGCCGAGCGGGTGCGCGCGGTGGCGCCGCAGGGCGTGGACGCGGTGTTCGACGCGGCGGGCCAGGGGGTGCTGCCGCTGTCGATCGAGCTGGCGGGCGGCTCCGCCGAGCGGGTCGTCACCATCGCCGATCCGGATGCCGCCGAGCACGGGGTGCTGTTCAGCGGCGGCGGTACGGACCCGGCGGCGATCCGCGCCGGTCTGGCCGAGCACGCCCGCCTGGCCGCGGAGGGCAGCTTGCAGGTGCGGCTCGGGGAGGTGTTCGCCCTTGCGGACGCCGCGAAGGCGCAGCAGTTGAGCGAGTCGGGCCACGCCCGCGGCAAGCTGCTCATCCGGCCCTGA
- a CDS encoding putative glycolipid-binding domain-containing protein, whose product MAPLDTHALVRTWHVLPSRGYTTAWAELAAGRLRARGRAVALDPAPYWLAYEMETGPQYVTRRLSVTVETQDTTARLELRRDDGGRWTHNGAPRPDLDGALDCDLGLCPLTNTMPVLRHGLHQRPDAAPRTFLMAWVSVPDLAVSADRQTYTPLERGPSGSRIRYESGDFRSDVTFDADGLVVDYPQLAAAVPVPGP is encoded by the coding sequence ATGGCGCCCCTCGACACGCACGCTCTGGTGCGAACCTGGCACGTCCTGCCCTCGAGGGGGTACACCACGGCCTGGGCGGAGCTCGCCGCGGGGCGGTTGCGCGCCCGCGGCCGGGCGGTGGCGCTAGACCCGGCGCCCTACTGGCTGGCGTACGAGATGGAGACCGGACCGCAGTACGTGACCCGGCGCCTGTCCGTCACGGTCGAGACCCAGGACACGACGGCCCGCCTGGAGCTGCGCCGCGACGACGGGGGGCGGTGGACGCACAACGGCGCGCCCCGGCCCGACCTCGACGGCGCCCTCGACTGCGACCTGGGCCTGTGCCCGCTCACCAACACCATGCCGGTGCTACGGCACGGCCTCCACCAGCGGCCCGACGCCGCGCCGCGCACCTTCCTGATGGCCTGGGTTTCCGTACCGGACCTCGCGGTGAGCGCGGACCGGCAGACGTACACCCCGCTGGAGCGGGGCCCGTCCGGTTCGCGGATCCGCTACGAGTCCGGTGATTTCCGCAGTGACGTCACCTTCGACGCCGACGGCCTGGTAGTCGACTACCCGCAGCTCGCCGCCGCCGTGCCCGTTCCGGGGCCCTGA
- a CDS encoding FAD-dependent monooxygenase: protein MAHHDAAHPDVLVAGAGPVGLTAAAELRRRAVSCRIVDRLPARLPYAKAVGIQPRTLELWDRIGLVQAALDVAVPLRGQLTYLNGAEKGRIDLALPPEVPYGFAALPQYETERILEEYLNRFGTVVERESELLSFTQDTTGVSSVLRTPHGEEEVRSRFLVGCDGAHSSVRKGLGLTFEGGALPDEYMLADVEVDWDVPRGYGVRSEHRDAEGALDDVLVCIPLPGEHRYRMSMLVPPELSAAAPTGPDEVVHGLEGGRVPGLTHVQEVLDRLSPQPTTASALRWSSVFRISHRLAGRYGQGRVFVAGDAAHIHPPTGAQGMNTGIQDAWNLAWKLALAVAGTADPDLPASYDAERRPVGEEVVGRTVRHATAGIDADPADPMTLMRREAQLLVGYPDSPLVQPPEAQPPEAQPPEAQPPEAGAGPGPQPGERAPDCGGLLAEVTAYPLRLFDVLRGREHTLVLYGNGPEVPHLEQLAEVIDELAPGQVNICAVLATTDADRAAPVPVYRDAGGEFARMYGVGEGPVAFVVRPDGYLGARLRPPAGAGLGSYLSRIFAP, encoded by the coding sequence ATGGCGCACCACGACGCGGCACACCCGGACGTCCTGGTGGCCGGGGCCGGACCGGTCGGTCTGACGGCCGCGGCCGAACTGCGCAGGCGCGCCGTATCCTGCCGCATCGTCGACCGGCTCCCGGCCCGGCTCCCCTACGCGAAGGCCGTCGGCATCCAGCCCCGCACGCTGGAGCTCTGGGACCGGATCGGCCTCGTCCAGGCCGCTCTCGACGTCGCCGTACCGCTGCGCGGGCAGTTGACGTACCTCAACGGCGCCGAGAAGGGCCGCATCGATCTGGCCCTGCCCCCCGAGGTGCCGTACGGCTTCGCCGCCCTGCCGCAGTACGAGACCGAGCGCATCCTGGAGGAGTACCTGAACCGGTTCGGGACCGTGGTCGAACGCGAGAGCGAGCTCCTCTCCTTCACCCAGGACACCACCGGCGTGAGCAGTGTGCTGCGCACCCCGCACGGCGAGGAGGAGGTACGGTCCCGCTTCCTCGTCGGCTGCGACGGCGCGCACAGCAGCGTGCGCAAGGGCCTCGGGCTGACCTTCGAAGGCGGCGCACTGCCCGACGAGTACATGCTGGCCGACGTCGAAGTCGACTGGGACGTGCCCCGCGGGTACGGCGTGCGCAGCGAACACCGCGACGCCGAAGGCGCCCTCGACGACGTGCTGGTGTGCATCCCGCTTCCCGGCGAGCACCGGTACCGCATGTCGATGCTGGTGCCGCCCGAGCTCTCCGCCGCGGCGCCCACCGGCCCCGACGAGGTGGTGCACGGCCTGGAGGGCGGCCGGGTGCCCGGCCTGACCCACGTGCAGGAGGTGCTGGACCGGCTGTCGCCGCAGCCCACGACCGCGTCCGCGCTGCGCTGGTCCTCCGTGTTCCGGATCAGCCACCGGCTGGCGGGCCGGTACGGACAGGGGCGGGTCTTCGTGGCCGGGGACGCCGCGCACATCCACCCGCCGACCGGCGCGCAGGGCATGAACACCGGCATCCAGGACGCCTGGAACCTGGCGTGGAAGCTCGCGCTGGCCGTCGCGGGGACCGCCGACCCGGACCTGCCCGCGAGTTACGACGCCGAGCGCCGCCCGGTCGGCGAGGAGGTGGTCGGACGGACCGTCCGGCACGCCACCGCGGGCATCGACGCCGACCCGGCGGACCCGATGACCCTGATGCGGCGCGAGGCGCAACTCCTGGTCGGCTACCCGGACAGCCCCCTCGTACAGCCCCCGGAGGCACAGCCCCCGGAGGCACAGCCCCCGGAGGCACAGCCCCCGGAGGCCGGGGCCGGCCCCGGCCCGCAGCCCGGCGAACGCGCGCCCGACTGCGGCGGGCTCCTCGCGGAGGTCACCGCGTACCCGCTGCGGCTGTTCGACGTACTGCGCGGCCGCGAGCACACCCTGGTGCTCTACGGGAACGGACCCGAGGTACCCCACCTCGAACAACTCGCGGAGGTCATTGACGAGTTGGCCCCGGGCCAGGTGAACATCTGCGCAGTGCTCGCCACCACCGACGCCGACAGGGCCGCACCCGTCCCCGTGTACCGGGACGCGGGCGGCGAGTTCGCCCGGATGTACGGGGTGGGGGAGGGGCCGGTCGCCTTCGTCGTGCGCCCCGACGGCTACCTGGGCGCCCGGCTGCGCCCACCGGCCGGAGCGGGCCTCGGTTCGTACCTCTCGCGCATCTTCGCCCCGTAG
- a CDS encoding AI-2E family transporter — MPRRSAARPARRDTQTGARIRTAARRARGRHPVPGPPTVAPLLVTLAGYAWRILVLAAFAYAIFAVLGRFHEVAVAVFLGLVVTAMLRPLADLLARWMPRPLAVACALIGSIVVVLGILAFVGETVASEWDSLVTEFRDGLARIQPWLERPPLRLNADALSDAQARIGAYLSSHRSDIVNTAVTGAGRLVEVLTVAALALFCSVFFIHSGDRHWQWFCNQLPVGARHRVAVVGRASWSTFTGYTRGIVLVAGTNAILVGVTLLVLRVPLAVPLALLEFVAAFIPLIGSPVALAVAAIIALATRGPLVAGLVIVLIVVIGQIEGHLLHPLVMSWAVRLHPVIVALSVIAGAIAAGVVGAVVAVPLVSVLWSAGQALRSTAPT, encoded by the coding sequence ATGCCCAGGCGATCCGCAGCGCGTCCGGCGCGCCGGGATACGCAGACGGGCGCCCGCATCCGTACGGCTGCCCGCCGGGCCCGCGGCCGGCACCCCGTCCCGGGCCCGCCCACGGTGGCCCCGCTGCTCGTCACGCTGGCCGGGTACGCCTGGCGGATCCTGGTCCTGGCCGCCTTCGCCTACGCCATCTTCGCCGTCCTGGGGCGGTTCCACGAGGTCGCCGTGGCGGTGTTCCTCGGCCTGGTGGTGACGGCGATGCTCCGGCCGCTCGCCGATCTGCTGGCCCGGTGGATGCCGCGGCCGCTGGCCGTCGCCTGCGCCCTGATCGGCAGCATCGTCGTGGTCCTCGGCATCCTGGCGTTCGTCGGGGAGACCGTCGCCAGTGAATGGGACTCGCTGGTGACCGAGTTCAGGGACGGGCTGGCCAGGATCCAGCCGTGGCTGGAGCGCCCGCCGCTGCGGCTGAACGCGGACGCCCTCAGCGACGCGCAGGCCCGTATCGGCGCGTACCTCTCCAGCCACCGTTCGGACATCGTGAACACCGCGGTCACCGGGGCGGGCCGGCTCGTGGAGGTGCTCACCGTCGCGGCGCTTGCCCTGTTCTGCTCGGTCTTCTTCATCCACTCCGGCGACCGGCACTGGCAGTGGTTCTGCAACCAGCTCCCGGTCGGCGCGCGCCACCGGGTCGCCGTGGTCGGCCGTGCCTCGTGGAGCACCTTCACCGGCTACACCCGCGGCATCGTGCTGGTCGCCGGGACCAACGCCATCCTCGTAGGCGTCACCCTGCTGGTGCTGCGCGTGCCGCTCGCCGTGCCGCTCGCGCTGCTGGAGTTCGTCGCGGCGTTCATCCCGCTCATCGGCTCGCCCGTGGCCCTGGCCGTCGCCGCCATCATCGCGCTGGCCACCCGGGGACCCTTGGTCGCGGGGCTGGTGATCGTACTGATCGTGGTGATCGGGCAGATCGAGGGCCATCTGCTGCACCCCCTCGTCATGAGCTGGGCCGTGCGCCTGCACCCGGTGATCGTGGCGCTGTCGGTGATCGCGGGCGCCATCGCCGCCGGGGTGGTGGGGGCGGTGGTCGCGGTTCCGCTGGTCTCGGTCCTGTGGTCGGCCGGCCAGGCGCTGCGCTCCACCGCCCCTACCTGA
- a CDS encoding response regulator transcription factor, producing the protein MIRVLLADDQQLVRAGFRALLEAQPDIEVTGEAADGAEAVRLVRALTPDIALMDIRMPVLDGLAATRTITADPALASVKVVMLTTFDLDEYVFEAIRSGASGFLVKDTEPEELLRAVRAVVAGDALLSPGVTRRLIAEFAARSKAPAPAPGAAGLDRLTEREREVMTLVGMGLSNEEIARRLVVSPLTAKTHVSRTMVKLGARDRAQLVVLAYESGLVRPGWLG; encoded by the coding sequence ATGATCCGCGTCCTGCTCGCCGACGACCAGCAGCTGGTCCGGGCCGGGTTCCGGGCCCTGCTCGAGGCGCAGCCGGACATCGAGGTCACGGGCGAGGCCGCCGACGGGGCCGAGGCCGTGCGCCTGGTGCGCGCGCTCACGCCCGACATCGCCCTGATGGACATCCGGATGCCCGTGCTCGACGGCCTGGCCGCCACCCGTACGATTACCGCGGACCCGGCCCTGGCCTCGGTGAAGGTGGTCATGCTGACCACCTTCGACCTGGACGAGTACGTCTTCGAGGCGATCCGCTCCGGCGCGTCCGGCTTCCTCGTCAAGGACACCGAACCGGAGGAGCTCCTGCGGGCCGTCCGGGCGGTCGTGGCCGGTGACGCGCTGCTGTCGCCCGGGGTGACGCGCCGTCTGATCGCGGAGTTCGCGGCGCGGTCCAAGGCGCCCGCGCCGGCCCCGGGCGCCGCGGGGCTGGACCGGCTGACCGAGCGGGAGCGCGAGGTGATGACGCTGGTGGGGATGGGCCTGTCCAACGAGGAGATCGCCCGACGCCTGGTGGTCAGCCCGCTCACCGCGAAGACCCACGTCAGCCGGACCATGGTCAAGCTGGGCGCGCGCGACCGGGCACAGCTGGTGGTGCTCGCCTACGAATCCGGTCTGGTCAGGCCCGGCTGGCTCGGCTGA
- a CDS encoding DoxX family protein has translation MPFSHRKDLGLLALRLGTGGVLLAHGAQKLFGWFGGGGLDGTTKAMEHMGFAPARPSAIAAGLGEAGGGALLVLGLATPAAGAAAAGAMAGAVSVHAPAGFFAQGGGFEYPAFLGFVAAGLGLAGPGRFSLDHFTRHRLDRPAVLLAAFTASAAAATVVVTRRNAAVAAAADEGLDDGA, from the coding sequence ATGCCGTTCAGCCATCGCAAGGACCTGGGACTGCTGGCGCTGCGCCTCGGTACGGGCGGCGTGCTCCTCGCGCACGGCGCCCAGAAGCTCTTCGGCTGGTTCGGTGGTGGAGGCCTCGACGGCACCACCAAGGCCATGGAGCACATGGGGTTCGCCCCGGCGCGCCCCAGCGCCATCGCCGCCGGGCTCGGTGAGGCCGGCGGCGGTGCGCTGCTCGTGCTGGGACTGGCCACCCCCGCGGCGGGCGCGGCCGCGGCCGGCGCGATGGCGGGGGCCGTCTCCGTGCACGCGCCCGCCGGGTTCTTCGCCCAGGGCGGCGGTTTCGAGTACCCGGCGTTCCTCGGCTTCGTCGCGGCCGGGCTCGGCCTCGCGGGGCCGGGGCGGTTCTCCCTCGACCACTTCACGCGTCACCGGCTGGACCGGCCGGCCGTGCTGCTGGCGGCGTTCACCGCCAGTGCGGCAGCGGCGACCGTCGTCGTCACCCGTCGCAACGCGGCCGTGGCCGCCGCGGCCGACGAGGGCCTGGACGACGGCGCGTAA